The following are encoded together in the Acidovorax sp. KKS102 genome:
- a CDS encoding L-serine ammonia-lyase, with protein sequence MSVSVFDLFKIGIGPSSSHTVGPMIAARQFACHVRDTVGLAAVHQVTVELFGSLSATGVGHGTDRAVLLGLAGHEPDHIDPDQIAPAIAQIRQSGTLALLGEHVVPFVEKDHLLFRRKSLPLHPNGMAFHAQDAQGNDVAMREYYSVGGGFVVNAAGQRVLNTPASTGADTAGHSQGLPHPFRTGAELLAQCRTTGLSMAQLMAANEQHWRSPAEVRRQLLAIWQTMAGAVQRGCASTGTLPGPMHVRRRAAELHKNLSRSPEAALRDPLSMLDWVNLYAMAVNEENAAGGRVVTAPTNGAAGVIPAVLHYYVNFLQGPIPANDEGIATFLLTAGAIGIIYKENASLSGAEVGCQGEVGVACSMAAGALAAVMGGTPEQVENAAEIGMEHNLGMTCDPVGGLVQIPCIERNAMGAIKAINAARMALRGDGQHVVSLDKVIKTMMQTGADMKVKYKETSRGGLAVNVVEC encoded by the coding sequence ATGTCCGTCAGCGTTTTCGACCTCTTCAAGATCGGCATCGGGCCGTCCAGCTCCCACACTGTGGGCCCCATGATTGCTGCCCGGCAGTTTGCCTGCCATGTGCGCGACACCGTCGGACTGGCGGCCGTGCACCAGGTCACGGTGGAGCTGTTCGGCTCCCTCTCGGCCACCGGCGTGGGCCACGGCACCGACCGCGCCGTGCTGCTCGGCCTGGCCGGGCATGAGCCAGACCATATCGACCCCGACCAGATCGCCCCTGCCATCGCACAAATCCGCCAGAGCGGCACGCTGGCATTGCTGGGCGAGCATGTGGTGCCGTTTGTCGAAAAGGACCACCTGCTGTTTCGCCGCAAGAGCCTGCCGCTGCACCCCAACGGCATGGCATTCCATGCACAGGATGCGCAGGGCAACGACGTCGCCATGCGCGAGTACTACTCGGTGGGCGGCGGCTTTGTGGTCAATGCAGCCGGCCAGCGCGTGCTTAACACCCCGGCCAGCACGGGCGCCGACACCGCCGGCCACAGCCAGGGCCTGCCACACCCGTTCCGCACCGGGGCCGAGCTGCTGGCGCAGTGCCGCACCACGGGCCTGAGCATGGCCCAGCTCATGGCCGCCAACGAACAGCACTGGCGCAGCCCGGCCGAGGTGCGGCGCCAGTTGCTGGCCATCTGGCAGACCATGGCGGGCGCCGTGCAGCGCGGCTGCGCCAGTACCGGCACCCTGCCCGGCCCCATGCATGTGCGCCGCCGCGCGGCCGAGCTGCACAAGAACCTGAGCCGCTCGCCCGAGGCCGCGCTGCGCGACCCGCTCTCCATGCTGGACTGGGTGAACCTGTACGCCATGGCCGTGAACGAAGAAAACGCCGCAGGCGGCCGCGTGGTGACGGCGCCCACCAACGGCGCAGCGGGCGTGATCCCGGCCGTGCTGCACTACTACGTCAACTTTCTGCAGGGCCCCATCCCGGCCAACGACGAAGGCATTGCCACCTTTTTGCTCACCGCAGGTGCCATCGGCATCATCTACAAGGAGAACGCGTCACTCTCCGGCGCCGAGGTGGGCTGCCAGGGCGAGGTGGGCGTGGCCTGCTCCATGGCCGCCGGCGCACTGGCCGCCGTGATGGGCGGCACGCCCGAGCAGGTGGAGAACGCCGCCGAGATCGGCATGGAACACAACCTGGGCATGACCTGCGACCCCGTGGGCGGTCTGGTGCAGATCCCCTGCATCGAGCGCAACGCCATGGGCGCGATCAAGGCCATCAACGCCGCCCGCATGGCGCTGCGTGGCGACGGGCAGCACGTGGTCTCGCTCGACAAGGTCATCAAGACCATGATGCAGACCGGCGCAGACATGAAGGTGAAATACAAGGAGACATCGCGCGGCGGGCTGGCGGTGAATGTGGTCGAATGCTGA
- a CDS encoding C4-dicarboxylate ABC transporter substrate-binding protein, with protein sequence MHLPPDLPTPLPLERWLNRLGTLVMPLALLVVLLLFLQWPLRDGWGAGSSQANDLAQVLFALYVAMALRHADRRGAHLVSRPDLAHAGRGPVRAMRLLGAPLAVLPWAAFVCITAAPTVWRSVQGLESFPETANPGYFAIKLALLLLAVLLALQALADLWRAVHTLRAPTGAPADPA encoded by the coding sequence ATGCATTTGCCGCCTGACCTGCCCACCCCCTTGCCACTGGAGCGCTGGCTCAACCGCCTGGGCACACTGGTGATGCCGCTGGCGCTGCTGGTCGTGCTGCTGCTGTTTTTGCAATGGCCGTTGCGCGACGGGTGGGGCGCGGGGTCCAGCCAGGCCAACGACCTCGCGCAGGTGCTGTTTGCGCTGTATGTGGCGATGGCCCTGCGCCATGCAGACCGGCGCGGCGCCCACCTGGTCAGCCGCCCCGATCTTGCCCATGCGGGCCGGGGCCCGGTGCGCGCCATGCGCCTGCTGGGCGCGCCCCTGGCCGTGCTGCCCTGGGCGGCGTTTGTGTGCATCACCGCCGCGCCTACGGTATGGCGGTCGGTGCAGGGGCTGGAGAGCTTTCCTGAAACCGCCAACCCCGGCTACTTCGCCATCAAGCTGGCCTTGCTGCTGCTCGCCGTGCTGCTGGCCCTGCAAGCACTGGCCGACCTGTGGCGGGCCGTGCACACGCTGCGCGCGCCCACTGGCGCACCGGCGGACCCTGCATGA
- a CDS encoding TRAP transporter large permease subunit gives MNAIGLLLLVLALVLMMTTGWATYAVLLGVSTLGAVAGLALGAFDGAVLRSLPERVVGLLEHDLLQALVLYAVVGALLNHLALVNGLYSGLRKLLARVVGQRAAPDMAGLGVGMLMAPMNGSVGASLVTLSHTAGQAWAHEGMPPARRTALVAVASTLGIIVPPSLVLLLLGDAMLRAHTEGLTLATQLGLASAHAGTRIINTQDVLQAALAPGALLLVLWMGVTWWLAQPRTGRIADQGVASSAPVPLTCGERWTLGVVPTLIVALLALVTTGRVRAVEAAATAGVLLLVWGVASRQLTRRRLAQVLDDAMALTGALSALLVAAVTFSLVLRAYGTDVLVAEWMRALQGQPLLAMGVVLAVLLGSAFVLDAFELIFLIIPIVMPPLLALVDDAAWVAALTLLVLQAGFLLPPLGYALVLSRAQVAPRPAMGAVARALAPYLLCLAGVIVLVMAVPATTRWLRSTPATLPEMSIQGDDLDALMREMSQPEAPAPAPAASATPP, from the coding sequence ATGAACGCCATCGGCCTGTTGCTGCTGGTGCTGGCCCTGGTGCTGATGATGACCACCGGCTGGGCCACCTACGCCGTGCTGCTGGGCGTCAGCACCCTGGGCGCGGTGGCAGGCCTGGCGCTGGGCGCGTTTGATGGCGCCGTGCTGCGCAGCCTGCCGGAGCGCGTGGTGGGCCTGCTCGAACACGACCTGCTGCAGGCGCTGGTGCTGTACGCCGTGGTGGGTGCGCTGCTCAACCACCTGGCACTGGTCAACGGCCTGTACAGCGGCCTGCGCAAATTGTTGGCGCGCGTGGTGGGGCAGCGGGCCGCGCCCGACATGGCGGGCCTGGGCGTGGGCATGCTCATGGCGCCCATGAACGGATCGGTGGGGGCCAGCCTGGTGACCCTGTCGCACACCGCCGGGCAGGCCTGGGCCCACGAAGGCATGCCGCCCGCCCGGCGCACCGCCCTGGTCGCCGTGGCCAGCACGCTGGGCATCATCGTGCCGCCGTCGCTGGTGCTGTTGCTGCTGGGCGATGCCATGCTGCGCGCCCACACCGAGGGCCTGACCCTGGCCACGCAGCTGGGGCTGGCCAGCGCCCACGCGGGCACCCGCATCATCAACACCCAGGACGTGCTGCAGGCCGCCCTGGCCCCCGGTGCGCTGCTGCTGGTGCTGTGGATGGGCGTGACCTGGTGGCTCGCCCAGCCCCGCACTGGCCGCATCGCAGATCAAGGGGTCGCGTCCTCAGCACCCGTGCCGCTGACCTGCGGCGAGCGCTGGACGCTGGGCGTGGTGCCTACGCTCATCGTGGCCCTGCTGGCACTGGTCACCACCGGCCGCGTGCGGGCGGTGGAGGCCGCCGCCACCGCCGGGGTGCTGCTGCTGGTGTGGGGCGTGGCGTCGCGCCAGCTCACGCGCCGGCGGCTGGCACAGGTGCTGGACGACGCCATGGCGCTCACCGGCGCGCTGTCTGCGCTGCTGGTGGCGGCGGTCACGTTCTCGCTGGTGCTGCGCGCCTACGGCACCGATGTGCTGGTGGCCGAATGGATGCGTGCCCTGCAGGGCCAGCCCCTGCTGGCCATGGGAGTGGTGCTGGCCGTGCTGCTGGGCTCGGCGTTTGTGCTCGATGCGTTCGAGCTGATCTTCCTGATCATCCCCATCGTCATGCCCCCTTTGCTGGCGCTGGTGGACGACGCGGCCTGGGTGGCCGCGCTCACCTTGCTGGTGCTGCAGGCGGGGTTCCTGCTGCCGCCGCTGGGCTACGCGCTGGTGCTTTCCCGCGCCCAGGTGGCGCCCCGGCCTGCCATGGGCGCGGTGGCGCGTGCGCTGGCGCCCTACCTGCTCTGCCTGGCCGGCGTGATCGTCCTGGTGATGGCCGTGCCCGCCACCACGCGGTGGCTGCGCAGCACGCCCGCCACGCTGCCCGAGATGTCGATCCAGGGCGACGACCTGGACGCGCTGATGCGCGAGATGTCGCAACCCGAGGCGCCTGCCCCTGCACCCGCCGCCTCCGCAACACCTCCATAA
- the hpnD gene encoding presqualene diphosphate synthase HpnD gives MTPQQYVQQKAVASGSSFYYAFLFLPAPRRAAITAFYAFCREVDDVVDEVSDPGVARTKLAWWQAEVTKAYAGQPTHPVMLALMPLATDYGIEQRHLQAVIDGCQMDLEQTRYLDFAGLKGYCHLVAGIVGEVAARIFGQTDPRTTEYAHRLGLAFQLTNIIRDVGEDAMLGRIYLPVSELQQFDVKAHEILKRQYSDRFTALMRFQAERAHRLYDEAFALLPDADRRTQKPGLMMASIYRTLLREIEHENFQVLHQRIRLTPLRKFWLAWKMQALGRM, from the coding sequence ATGACACCGCAGCAGTACGTACAGCAAAAAGCCGTGGCCTCGGGCAGCAGCTTCTATTACGCCTTTCTCTTTCTGCCCGCGCCCCGCCGCGCGGCCATCACGGCGTTCTATGCGTTTTGCCGCGAGGTGGACGATGTGGTCGATGAAGTGAGCGACCCGGGCGTGGCCCGCACCAAGCTGGCCTGGTGGCAGGCCGAAGTGACCAAGGCCTACGCGGGCCAGCCCACACACCCCGTGATGCTGGCGCTGATGCCGCTGGCGACCGACTACGGCATCGAACAGCGCCACCTGCAGGCCGTGATCGACGGCTGCCAGATGGACCTGGAGCAGACCCGCTACCTCGACTTTGCAGGCCTCAAGGGCTACTGCCACCTGGTGGCGGGCATCGTGGGCGAAGTGGCCGCGCGCATCTTCGGCCAGACCGACCCGCGCACCACCGAATACGCCCACCGGCTGGGCCTGGCGTTCCAGCTCACCAACATCATCCGCGACGTGGGCGAAGACGCCATGCTGGGCCGCATTTACCTGCCCGTCAGCGAGCTGCAGCAGTTCGACGTGAAAGCGCACGAGATCTTGAAGCGCCAGTACTCCGACCGGTTCACCGCCCTCATGCGCTTTCAGGCCGAGCGCGCCCACCGGCTGTACGACGAGGCCTTTGCCCTGCTGCCCGACGCAGACCGCCGCACCCAGAAGCCCGGCCTGATGATGGCCAGCATCTACCGCACCTTGCTGCGCGAGATCGAGCACGAGAACTTCCAGGTGCTGCACCAGCGCATCCGCCTCACGCCGCTGCGCAAGTTCTGGCTGGCCTGGAAGATGCAGGCCCTGGGCAGGATGTAG
- the hpnE gene encoding hydroxysqualene dehydroxylase HpnE, with product MAAAIAHRQAGRQVTVFEAARTVGGRARAVPGALPDGTAATLDNGQHILIGAYTESLRLMRLVGVDPTTALLRLPLTLQFPDGQGLQLPDLPPPLDALLGIVRAKGWGWQDKVALLRTATAWQLRGFRCAPHTSVADLCAPLTPRLMAEFIDPLCVSALNTPAREASGQVFLRVLQDSLFSGRGGSNLLLPRTDVGALFPEAAVRWLVQQGGQVVTGQRIQRLEPLPSGRWQLVGAVGAVGTAQGAEAADSFDHITLACPSWEAARLVDGLASTAGLAAAARWSATANALRFEAITTVYAHASGARLPLPMLALRNTAEHPAQFVFDRGQLDGQQGLLAFVVSASDGDRALIEQQVLQQAAAQLGLPGLRPVQTVVEKRATFACTPGLQRPAMQVLPGLTACGDYVDGPYPATLEGAVLSGTAVAARAAAG from the coding sequence ATGGCCGCGGCGATCGCCCACCGGCAGGCTGGCCGCCAGGTCACCGTGTTCGAGGCCGCTCGCACCGTAGGCGGCCGCGCCCGCGCCGTGCCGGGCGCGCTGCCCGATGGCACAGCGGCCACGCTGGACAACGGCCAGCACATCCTGATCGGTGCCTACACCGAGAGCCTGCGCCTGATGCGCCTGGTGGGCGTAGACCCCACCACCGCGCTGCTGCGCCTGCCGCTGACCCTGCAGTTCCCCGACGGCCAGGGCCTGCAACTGCCCGACCTGCCCCCGCCGCTGGATGCATTGCTGGGCATCGTGCGTGCCAAAGGCTGGGGCTGGCAAGACAAGGTCGCCCTGTTGCGCACTGCCACCGCCTGGCAGCTGCGCGGCTTTCGCTGCGCGCCCCACACCTCGGTGGCCGACCTGTGTGCCCCGCTCACGCCCCGGCTGATGGCCGAGTTCATCGACCCGCTGTGCGTGTCGGCACTTAACACCCCCGCACGCGAGGCCAGCGGCCAGGTGTTTTTGCGGGTGCTGCAGGACAGCCTGTTCAGCGGACGCGGCGGCTCCAACCTGTTGCTGCCACGCACCGACGTGGGCGCGCTGTTCCCCGAGGCTGCGGTGCGCTGGCTGGTGCAGCAAGGCGGCCAGGTGGTCACCGGCCAACGCATCCAGCGGCTTGAACCCCTGCCCAGCGGGCGCTGGCAATTGGTGGGGGCTGTGGGCGCCGTCGGTACAGCGCAGGGCGCCGAAGCAGCCGACTCCTTTGACCACATCACCCTGGCCTGCCCCTCCTGGGAGGCCGCGCGTCTGGTCGATGGCCTTGCCAGCACGGCGGGCCTGGCCGCTGCCGCCCGCTGGAGCGCCACCGCCAATGCCCTGCGTTTTGAGGCCATCACCACCGTGTACGCCCACGCCAGCGGCGCGCGCTTGCCCCTGCCCATGCTGGCGCTGCGCAACACGGCAGAGCACCCGGCGCAGTTCGTGTTCGACCGGGGCCAGCTTGACGGCCAGCAGGGCTTGCTGGCCTTTGTGGTGAGCGCCAGCGATGGCGACCGGGCACTCATCGAGCAACAGGTACTGCAGCAAGCCGCCGCGCAGCTGGGCCTGCCCGGCCTGCGCCCCGTGCAGACCGTGGTCGAAAAGCGCGCCACGTTTGCGTGCACCCCGGGCCTGCAGCGGCCCGCCATGCAGGTGCTGCCGGGGCTGACGGCCTGCGGCGACTATGTGGACGGCCCCTACCCGGCGACGCTGGAAGGCGCGGTGCTCAGCGGCACCGCCGTGGCGGCGCGTGCGGCTGCGGGCTGA
- a CDS encoding tripartite tricarboxylate transporter substrate binding protein, which translates to MLSHEHPALWSPTRRHLLGASGALALGGLLPAGASAQAAWPSKSVRFVVPFAPGGSSEIVARSTAAELGKTLGQSVYVDNKPGAAGNIAMGEVARSDDQHTLILGHIGTLAVNPFIFDKLPYDANKDFKPVSLLAKVPSLYVVHPDVPAKNLKEFIAYAKKNPAKLSYGSAGNGSAGHLAFEYLKMTAEIFMLHVPYRGTGPMMTDLLSGRLDAAAVGAAALLPFIKAGKVRCIATGSAKRLPQLPDVATVAEQGFPGFEMTQWYGMLAPANLAPANLDKLAAETAKAVKAPGSLERLNADAAEAIGGTPAQFAQFIASEQERWKKVLLRAKVKPD; encoded by the coding sequence ATGCTTTCACACGAACACCCCGCCCTCTGGTCCCCCACCCGCCGCCACCTGCTGGGCGCCAGCGGCGCCTTGGCCCTGGGCGGCCTGCTGCCCGCTGGTGCATCGGCCCAGGCGGCCTGGCCTTCCAAGTCAGTGCGGTTTGTGGTGCCGTTCGCTCCGGGCGGCAGCTCGGAGATCGTGGCCCGCTCCACCGCTGCCGAGCTGGGCAAGACGCTGGGCCAGAGCGTGTATGTAGACAACAAGCCCGGCGCCGCCGGCAACATCGCCATGGGTGAAGTGGCACGCTCGGACGACCAGCACACGCTGATCCTGGGCCACATCGGCACGCTGGCCGTCAACCCCTTCATCTTCGACAAGCTGCCCTACGACGCCAACAAGGACTTCAAGCCCGTGAGCCTGCTGGCCAAGGTGCCCAGCCTGTACGTGGTGCACCCCGACGTGCCCGCCAAGAATCTCAAGGAGTTCATCGCCTACGCCAAGAAGAACCCGGCCAAGCTCAGCTATGGCTCGGCGGGCAACGGCAGCGCGGGCCACTTGGCGTTTGAATACCTCAAGATGACCGCCGAGATCTTCATGCTGCACGTGCCCTACCGTGGCACCGGCCCCATGATGACCGACCTGCTTTCGGGCCGCCTTGATGCCGCTGCCGTGGGCGCTGCCGCCCTGCTGCCTTTCATCAAGGCCGGCAAGGTGCGTTGCATTGCCACCGGGTCGGCCAAGCGCCTGCCCCAACTGCCCGACGTGGCTACCGTGGCCGAACAGGGCTTCCCGGGCTTTGAGATGACGCAGTGGTACGGCATGCTGGCCCCCGCCAACCTGGCACCGGCCAACCTCGACAAGCTGGCAGCCGAGACCGCCAAGGCCGTCAAGGCCCCAGGCTCGCTGGAGCGTCTGAACGCGGATGCGGCTGAGGCCATTGGCGGCACGCCCGCGCAGTTTGCGCAGTTCATTGCGTCCGAACAGGAGCGCTGGAAGAAGGTGCTGCTGCGCGCGAAGGTGAAGCCAGACTAA
- a CDS encoding response regulator, with the protein MRILLAEDDHNLGTWLSRALEHAGIQVEWVNDGRLADRALQQHDNYDALVLDLGLPGLDGQAVLQRLRDRDQRLPALILTARDSLDERVRSLNAGADDFLAKPFELAELEARLHALVRRARGNEHQRQACGALVYDSARKQFTLRGEPLALSPREHAVLRVLVQRSGEPFSKQQILDRVFTDDDDVHPEAVEVFVHRLRKRLDGSGVRITTLRGLGYALEAD; encoded by the coding sequence ATGCGCATCCTCCTGGCCGAAGACGACCACAACCTGGGCACCTGGCTGAGCCGTGCGCTGGAGCATGCGGGCATCCAGGTCGAATGGGTGAACGACGGCCGCCTGGCCGACCGCGCGCTGCAGCAGCACGACAACTACGACGCACTGGTGCTGGACCTGGGCCTGCCCGGGCTGGACGGGCAGGCAGTGCTGCAGCGCTTGCGCGACCGCGACCAGCGCCTGCCCGCGCTGATCCTGACGGCACGTGATTCGCTGGACGAGCGCGTGCGCTCGCTCAACGCGGGGGCCGACGACTTTCTGGCCAAACCCTTCGAGCTGGCAGAGCTGGAGGCACGCCTGCACGCCCTGGTGCGCCGCGCGCGTGGCAACGAGCACCAGCGCCAGGCCTGCGGTGCGCTGGTGTACGACAGCGCCCGCAAGCAGTTCACCCTGCGCGGCGAGCCCCTGGCCCTGTCCCCGCGCGAACACGCCGTGCTGCGCGTGCTGGTGCAGCGTAGCGGCGAGCCGTTTTCCAAGCAGCAGATCCTGGACCGCGTGTTCACCGACGATGACGACGTGCACCCCGAAGCCGTCGAGGTGTTTGTGCACCGCCTGCGCAAGCGGCTGGATGGCAGTGGTGTGCGCATCACCACGCTGCGCGGCCTGGGCTATGCGCTTGAGGCTGACTGA
- a CDS encoding sensor histidine kinase, producing MGLTARLRRASLWRLLAMLLLPLLALVTGVELWMTRHDALEAANAAYDRSLLGALKSIDANISTASGGLSAELPYSMLEFFELTASGNVYFRVASSDGLVELGNADLPLPAGSLEPGVPRFYDATYFGESVRLAAYRRALDRAEPTSTVLVQVAESTRSRQDFTDRFVRRAVQRDALVLALMVLGTAALLAVALRPLARLAREVQARSSDDMTPLASHDLPADIRPLVDAVNQQMARTQDLVAQQRQFLDDASHQLRTHLTTLQMQIDYARREGDSTQVQHTLAAIGGEIARATRSTQQLLALGRSDTAAVELTPFDLAALLRTVALELLPQARAKQIDFGIHTPAAGIEAVGDSGLLREALTNLAANAIAYTPAQGTVTVSAAGDSLGWSISVEDNGPGLPAEERDALGQRYRRGSQATAGGSGLGLAIARSIAERHRGSLRLQARAEGPGLLAILWWPRA from the coding sequence ATGGGCCTGACCGCACGACTGCGCCGCGCCAGCCTGTGGCGGCTGCTGGCCATGCTGCTGCTGCCGCTGCTGGCCCTGGTGACGGGCGTGGAGCTGTGGATGACCCGGCACGATGCGCTGGAGGCCGCCAACGCGGCCTACGACCGCTCGCTGCTCGGCGCGCTCAAGTCCATCGACGCCAACATCTCCACCGCCTCGGGCGGCCTGTCGGCCGAGTTGCCGTACAGCATGCTGGAATTCTTTGAACTCACGGCCAGCGGCAATGTGTACTTTCGCGTGGCGTCGTCCGACGGGCTGGTGGAGCTGGGCAATGCCGACCTGCCCCTGCCCGCCGGCTCGCTGGAGCCCGGCGTGCCACGTTTTTATGACGCCACCTACTTTGGAGAGTCCGTGCGGCTGGCCGCCTACCGCCGCGCGCTGGACCGTGCAGAGCCCACATCCACCGTGCTGGTGCAGGTGGCTGAAAGCACCCGGTCGCGGCAGGACTTCACCGACCGCTTTGTGCGCCGCGCGGTGCAGCGCGATGCGCTGGTGCTGGCCCTGATGGTGCTGGGCACTGCGGCATTGCTGGCCGTGGCGCTGCGCCCACTGGCGCGGCTGGCGCGCGAAGTGCAGGCCCGCAGCAGCGACGACATGACCCCGCTGGCATCCCACGACCTGCCCGCCGACATCCGCCCGCTGGTGGACGCGGTCAACCAGCAGATGGCGCGCACGCAAGACCTGGTGGCGCAGCAGCGGCAGTTTCTGGACGACGCCTCGCACCAGCTGCGCACCCACCTCACCACGCTGCAGATGCAGATCGACTACGCGCGCCGCGAGGGCGACAGCACGCAGGTGCAGCACACGCTGGCCGCCATTGGGGGCGAAATCGCCCGCGCCACGCGCAGCACACAGCAACTGCTGGCACTGGGCCGCAGCGACACGGCGGCGGTGGAGCTGACGCCGTTCGACCTGGCCGCGCTGCTGCGCACGGTGGCGCTGGAGCTGCTGCCCCAGGCGCGCGCCAAGCAGATCGACTTTGGCATCCATACGCCCGCCGCTGGCATCGAGGCCGTGGGCGACAGCGGCCTGCTGCGCGAGGCCCTGACCAATCTGGCAGCCAATGCCATCGCCTACACCCCCGCGCAGGGCACCGTCACCGTGTCGGCAGCGGGTGACAGCCTGGGCTGGAGCATCAGCGTGGAGGACAACGGCCCCGGCCTGCCCGCCGAGGAGCGCGACGCCCTGGGCCAGCGCTACCGGCGCGGCTCGCAGGCCACGGCGGGCGGGTCGGGCCTGGGGCTGGCGATTGCGCGGTCGATTGCCGAGCGGCACCGGGGCAGCCTGCGGCTGCAGGCGCGCGCTGAAGGACCGGGGCTCCTGGCGATACTCTGGTGGCCCCGCGCCTGA
- a CDS encoding tripartite tricarboxylate transporter substrate-binding protein, with protein sequence MPQPLPATDRLLTAPCSRRQLLQTLAAAASAGAGLAPFPAAADASREPAECIAPSRPGGGFDLTCGLASQALQAVRPGRTPLRTRYLPGGIGAVAFDQVATGRLGGPGTLVAFSSGSLLNMAQGRFGPHPVSAVRWIATLGNDYGVVAVHRDAPYQRLQDVVAALQKDSGRVVFGAGGTLGSQDWVKAALLVRAAGQDHKRMRFVSFEGGGEALKALGGRHIDIFTGDAAEATRAAAEGLPVRILAVLAPARLAGALAALPTAREQGIDLQWTTVRGLYMAASVPDAVAHAWTTALQEAQAAPGYAALCARHGLYPFALSGTALDDYVQRSLADYRRLAQDLGLRSWPR encoded by the coding sequence ATGCCGCAGCCCTTGCCCGCCACGGACCGCCTGCTGACCGCGCCTTGCAGCCGCCGCCAGCTGCTGCAGACGCTCGCGGCCGCCGCCAGCGCTGGCGCGGGCCTGGCTCCCTTCCCGGCGGCAGCCGACGCATCCCGTGAGCCGGCGGAATGCATTGCGCCTTCACGCCCCGGCGGCGGATTTGACCTGACCTGTGGTCTGGCCTCGCAGGCACTGCAGGCCGTGCGCCCTGGCCGCACGCCGCTGCGCACCCGCTACCTGCCCGGCGGCATTGGCGCCGTGGCATTTGACCAGGTGGCCACCGGCCGCCTGGGAGGACCCGGCACCCTGGTGGCGTTCTCCAGCGGCTCGCTGCTCAACATGGCGCAGGGCCGCTTCGGCCCACACCCGGTGAGCGCCGTGCGCTGGATTGCAACGCTGGGCAACGACTACGGTGTGGTGGCGGTGCACCGCGACGCCCCCTACCAGCGCTTGCAGGATGTGGTCGCCGCGTTGCAAAAAGATTCGGGCCGCGTGGTGTTTGGTGCCGGCGGCACGCTGGGCAGCCAGGACTGGGTGAAGGCCGCGCTGCTGGTGCGCGCGGCGGGGCAAGACCACAAGCGCATGCGCTTTGTGTCGTTTGAGGGCGGCGGCGAAGCGCTCAAGGCGCTGGGTGGCCGACACATCGACATCTTCACCGGCGACGCGGCCGAGGCCACCCGGGCCGCTGCGGAAGGTCTGCCGGTGCGCATCCTGGCGGTGCTGGCCCCCGCGCGGCTAGCCGGTGCGCTGGCCGCTCTGCCCACCGCACGCGAGCAAGGCATTGACCTGCAATGGACCACCGTGCGCGGCCTCTACATGGCCGCCAGCGTGCCCGACGCCGTTGCCCACGCCTGGACGACTGCCCTGCAGGAAGCGCAGGCGGCACCCGGGTATGCCGCGTTGTGCGCCCGCCATGGGCTGTACCCCTTTGCGCTGAGTGGCACGGCCCTGGACGACTATGTGCAGCGCAGCCTGGCCGACTATCGCCGCCTGGCGCAGGACCTGGGGCTGCGGTCCTGGCCGCGTTGA
- a CDS encoding nucleotidyltransferase family protein yields the protein MHGFAAPTPLDDVDVVYFDSGLVRTTQDAEFESYLRKVMPSLAWEVTNQATVHRWFAEHLGQTVAPLLSLEDGVATWPEVATCVGVFLRPDDSIGVVAPHGVDDLFGLVVRHNPVRADAQTYRERVASKRFAARRPLLTIHPA from the coding sequence TTGCACGGCTTTGCTGCGCCTACGCCCCTGGACGACGTGGACGTGGTGTATTTCGACTCTGGTCTAGTTCGTACGACGCAAGACGCAGAGTTCGAAAGCTATTTGAGGAAGGTAATGCCCTCCTTGGCCTGGGAGGTGACCAACCAGGCGACAGTACACCGCTGGTTTGCTGAACATCTTGGGCAGACAGTGGCTCCGTTGCTTTCGCTGGAGGATGGAGTGGCGACCTGGCCAGAGGTCGCTACTTGCGTGGGTGTCTTCCTGCGGCCGGATGACTCCATTGGCGTTGTGGCTCCTCATGGGGTGGACGATTTGTTTGGCCTGGTGGTTCGTCACAACCCCGTGCGTGCTGATGCGCAGACCTATCGGGAGCGTGTTGCGTCCAAGCGGTTCGCGGCGCGCCGGCCACTGCTCACTATCCACCCCGCTTGA
- a CDS encoding DUF2788 domain-containing protein: MIFGFTEAQISGFFLTYGVGAFIAYMLFIIGQLAWESKAGRFGTFVLFLGLGVGFLGFLAKVVIQWWLEK; encoded by the coding sequence GTGATTTTTGGATTTACCGAGGCGCAGATCTCGGGCTTCTTCCTCACCTACGGGGTGGGGGCGTTCATTGCCTACATGCTGTTCATCATCGGGCAGCTGGCCTGGGAATCGAAGGCCGGGCGCTTTGGCACGTTCGTGCTCTTCCTGGGCCTTGGCGTGGGTTTTCTGGGGTTCCTGGCCAAGGTGGTGATTCAGTGGTGGCTGGAGAAATGA